The region actgtagactaagcataggtaatttgatgttgaaatgttgaagttgaaatggtgctggaatagtggatgcagctcctgttttctttgcgacttgcagtaactctccgtggatctaaatcaatagttgttaagtggtccgaaaatgtcttaaacattaacttgcttgaccatgctgtagttcatgtaactgtttgttacatgcaatatgttttgtggacttcaccggacagaggttgctctccggttttatgATGTAACAAAGGTggtgttgaatttattctgccactgttttaTTGTTTCatcctttaggcctatatacagtatCACGGTCACAAggtgaactaacaggttatagagcaaacaatgcaattatcataacatataggttgtaatatggccttttttggcttccccagtgattttacccacacactgcTACTGAACTAAACTCTCTCTCAGTTCACACTCAGATACTGTTGCCTCTGTGTATTTTGGGCTGCGTTTACACTAGTAGTCCAATTCTCTAGCACTGATTTCGAAGTCGCAGGCAGCGCTACCTCATCAAGAGACCACAGGCAAGCATGAGCCTGAAACAtgtctttgaagaacccttttgggttccatgtagaaccctttccacagagggttttacatggaaccccaaatggttctacctggaaccaaaacgggttttacatggaaacaaaaagggggacagccaaagaacccttttggaacccttttttctaagagtgtagccataatcttaaccttaaccttatgtCCACAACCCGGCTCAATGCAAAATAACACATTAAAAGAATACTGATGGTCCTCCTTTTTGCAACCACGGACACTCACGACATTCAAACAGACATCTGAAAAAGACCTCAAAAAGTCAGAACTCTTTAAAATACTTATTTATTACAATAGAACATTGTATACCCGTTGACATTATATTAAATCCCAAACATGCATATTATTTCTCTGTGTTCTAATGAACATACATTCAGACCTGCTGCTGGGATCATcagtgtcagatttttttatcaGAATAAATACTTAATACCACTTTCCTCACCAGCATATTAGTGTTAAGGTTCTCGGATTGAAATATCAGTTGAAACCCACTGCACCTCTAAcatcacaaataaataaatgaatgctCATTACACTGCCATTACTGTTCTGCCAAAATATAATGGTCATTGGCCAGAAAATAGACATGAAACAGATCTCCTCCTGTTCTCTAGATCTTGTGGAGTCCAAAGAAGTTGGCATGATGAGTGTGGCTGAGCATGGCTGGGTGGGAGACGTTCACATAGACCCAGTCCTGCTTCTCCAGCTGCAATGTGGAGCCCAGGTAACTCCCAGAGGTCCAGACACGCCCATTAGAGCCTGAGCTGCAGTAGCCCTCCCTGTGCGACTCTATCAAGGTGAGAGGCTTGGAGCTCCAGGGCCTCCTCACAAACACAGAGTGAACCAAGGCATCTGTAGGGGTGCAGTGATTGGCTTCAAACTGCACCCGGGAGTAGATGTGGTAGAGCCCAGTCTCGTTGACTTGCAGACCGCCATCCCGATAGACCACGCCCCCCTCTGTGAAGGCCCGCCCCGCCTTTGGCTCCCAACGCAAGGTATTCTGTGAAACATGCTTCTCAATCCGACCTGAGGGAGACAAAGGGAGACAGCAGGGAGAATGGCGTTAGAGATGACACTCCACTGGGCCTACATCAGGAGTGCATGCTTAATTCAATTAATCAAGGTCCTGATGAGCAGCTGATTACTAGAAGCAGGTATGTTAGAGCAGAgctggagcaaaagcctacaCACCAAAACAAAGTAATTAAACTTTTGATTTGAACTGCACTCAGccagagccggccctagccttttgggagcCCTAAGCAACATTTTGATGGTGGAGAGAAAATAAGTTTTAGAGTTACttcaattatacacattttgccatgaggtggAGATTTTGTAGTTTCATAACTTATTTAATTtagccatggggcggagagacaattttgcagttttacagccaatttcctgcaattctactcattttgccatagggtggagatattttttttaatcatgttaatatgatatctgagtgagagtgactaacaaaatcaatgggggccccctagaggtcagggcccctgggcatgtgCCCTTCGTGCCTGGTCGGTAATTCGATCATGATAGCTGGCTAGACCAACTTACCAATAAAAAAAWWWtttgctgacatgggctaatttagTGACTGACATAAaataaaaactgctgatgcacaaccaaatttagatattgcaccttgtgtattactattactatactCTTACTATTACTATACTATTCTAACTCACAACTGTAATTTGAGacgcacatttttatttatttttggtctgTGGCCCCCTATTGGCCGCGGGGCCCTGAGCGGTCACTTCTGTCGCTTAGTGGCTAGGGCCGGCTCTGCCCCCAGCTTACCTATAACATGTGCTGCAGGTCTGCCGGCTGTCTTCCCTCTGTTTGGATTGATCTCTGGAAGGTCACCCACTAGCTTCTCAGGCCCACGACCATCAATCTCTATGTTCATTTCCTGTGAAAAAAGAAGAGATAAATCTCATTGCCACTTCACATTAGCACACACAAYGTTTTTCGCATCAATATAAAATATCCACATCACAGATGTTACATGACATTTTGTGGTTAAGGGTGATCAATATAAATGTAGTGCTAAGATACACTGAACATCAGCTCTTCTCTGAACATATATTTTGAGTCAAGGATTTCCTGTAGCACCGCTGGACTTGTGACCACAA is a window of Salvelinus sp. IW2-2015 linkage group LG13, ASM291031v2, whole genome shotgun sequence DNA encoding:
- the LOC111972008 gene encoding tumor necrosis factor ligand superfamily member 6, encoding MSGTQGYPYPQVFLVDSGRGPQPSVQPPGMLPCWSFPPAHERVMERGRVRGCRGVGSWSLXMLPCWSFPPAHERVMERGRVRGCRGVGSWSLAMALLFLLLLVFGALGLGAYQIFKLQTQLNGIQQEMNIEIDGRGPEKLVGDLPEINPNRGKTAGRPAAHVIGRIEKHVSQNTLRWEPKAGRAFTEGGVVYRDGGLQVNETGLYHIYSRVQFEANHCTPTDALVHSVFVRRPWSSKPLTLIESHREGYCSSGSNGRVWTSGSYLGSTLQLEKQDWVYVNVSHPAMLSHTHHANFFGLHKI